Genomic window (Magnolia sinica isolate HGM2019 chromosome 6, MsV1, whole genome shotgun sequence):
TGAACATGAGACATGAAAGACCAAGCTCCGAGTTACCGCAGAAGGAAACACTTGAAATTTTAAGGGACCAATTTCTCCCTCTGTCATCTGCTGTTGTGattctcaggttagtcatgcccATGGGCACCAGTACATGTGGACATGTACCAACCTAGCATATCTAGAACTCCGATCCATGCATCAGGTAAGCCCCAATGTGAAGTGGGTCCCTCATGCATTCGTGTATGGCGACCAAGTTGTAGGGCCAAGTCATGTAAAATGGAGTGGTTACTTTCTGATATCCCAGGCATGAGGGCTACTTTGAAAAGGTTAATATATAGTAATagttaataataataaactaaatGGATGATTGTAATCTCTGATTTATGGAAATTGCTTGTGgaatcatatttatgttgaacatGCGTTGGATATCCAATAATCTACCAGTTTGGGGCATCATTTCAGTGTAATTATTGTTTTATaaaacagtttaatttgagttatatACATGCATCTTATAACATGGACTTTGAGATTTACCGCAACTGCATtcaattcatgtttaatgtactgaatttcaatttggagtCACCAGATTGCTGCCTACACAGATACTAGACGAGACCAGCTACTCCCACTGCAATAATCCATTCACGCTTTTCTACTGCGAGTTCACAGCCTGCACGCTACTTTTTCTTAGAAATATGCCTATACAGTCTTCTCTCCGTTGCCACCACAGAACAAATGGCCCAAGAAACCCGTCATGGGACCCATGGGTTGAAGGGCACCAAGAGTCCAATAGCAGCTGCGAGATGTTGGTTTCTCTGATTCAACTTATCAGCTGTTTGTTTCAAAAAGCTCTGAGGGGGATATTACAAACTTAGGATATTGATGAGAAAATGTAGAACTAATGCTCCATTGCATCATTCCAATTGAAAAAAAACGCCAAGTGTAATACATATCAATTCTGTTCATCAGGGAAAACCCATGTAGACAAATACATACAAGAAAGTTTCTGTTTTCACTCTCAAACATGATTTCCGTTGGGACAAGGCACAACTGAATAGGCCTTGATTAACTAGTTGCCTTCCCAGTGACTCGTTGGGCTATCCATCCCAAGCCATCATACAGTCCATCACCGGTGATGGCACAGCAGGCTTGGATGTGCCAGTCATGATTCTTGATGCTGTGGAGTGAAAGGGCATCTGTGATCTCGGCTGGTGACATGGCGTCCTTCAGATCCTGCTTGTTCGCAAAGACTAGGACAACCGAGCGCTCGAGATCTTCGTGTTGGAGTAACCTGAACAGTTCATCTTTCATTATGTGGATCCTGGCCCGGTCAGTGCTGTCTATCACCACAATTACGGCGTGTGTCCCCCGATAGTATGTCGCCCATGAGGTTCTCAATCGTTCTTGCCCGCCCAAGTCCCAAACCTAATGATGAGAATAAGTTAGTATGCAAATAAGGTGCAGATTTTATCAACATGGAAAAAACGATGTTTGCAGCTGATTGGATAGACTTATGCTATATCAAGCTTTttcttatgaaaaaaaaaaaattttaagaaattaaaaaattaaaaataataataataataataaaaataaaagagcacAATGAGCCAACCAGCATTAGACAAACTAGATCGAATCAAACCAGAACACTGAATATGCGAGAATAAAATAATAAACATATTGCAATCATCCGTATCTCATAACATTGcagcaggggggggggggggggtggggagcATTTCATTCTTCCCATTGGGCATGTGGGGTACCTTTTTCAGTTGAAAAGGTGCATGAAACAAACATCCAAATCTCCTCGGGAAGCCAAATGTGCTGCTGCAGATGAGTCAcaatatgtgctttctcacttttGTTGGTCACAACTACCAATGAGAATGGAATACCACAGCCTTCCATTGTTGGATTGAAGGAACTGTACAAGCCATTACCACTAGGCTGGTGGGGCTAATGGTGGTGTCCATTTGATGCAGTTTGCATTCAAAAGTTTTAAGGGACTCACCCACCAACACTAGTTTCCTCATttcatacaaaatatcaaaaactGGCTAGTGGATGTGGAATCTTCTTTCAAAGGGAAACAATCTATGGCCTTTGGAGCATTTAACAGTAATAGATCCAAGACTGCTACTGCTCAGTGACCAGGGCTGTGGGGAAAGGCATGGAGTGATGGGCCCAAGAAGCTTAAACTGATGGAGTCCTTCCTTCACCAGCCTTGGAAAGAGTTGTCTGGAGGTCATGAAAGATTCTTTCTTGTGGCAGTTGGTGGTGACTGGAAATTGGAGATGATATGTGCTTGAGACGGTCTTCCAGATGCATGCTCAGGGACCGATGCTCAGGAGTCGACGTTAGTTGTAGGGAGCACAATGATCACCATCTCTTTGAAGTTGTAGAGAAGAAGATAGCAGCTTATTCAGCTGCCATAGGTAGTGTCCCTGCTTCCAATGGACATCATAGTGGTTTCTTTCTATCAAAGAACGGCTCTTGGGCATCGCAATGGTGGAGCTATCTATTGACCGTTATAGGATGTTTAGATGGAGGCCTTCTCAATGGACTCAAGGTCCCTAGAGAGGGATGACATACATTAGAACACAGCTCCTAGGGGGGATTAGCAGGCAGCCTTCTGGATAATATGCCACAAAGACACAAATCCAGCAGCTTTTGCTTGGTAGTGGAGGAGAATTAGCAGACAAGTCGAGCTTCACCCTCACCAAGGAACAAGGAACAAGAAATATCTATGATAATAAGCATCTCAAAAATGACATTGTAGCTGCTTCGTTCTAGAggaaaatgtaaaacaaccttgATTGAGACTTCAattgtaaaaggaaaaaaatcaacgtAATTAAGCTTAAAACTGGTAATAAAGATAATACTCCCCATCTTTGCAAGGCTGGTCCATGTTATGGTTTCTTAATCTCTTAAGTCAAAGGTTCAAGGGGTTGGTGCCAtcatctccaaaaaaaaaaaaaaaacaaacaaacaaacaaacaaaagtgTTTTTAAAACCAGATGCACTGTCCGGTCCAACCGGACTCAACCAAAGTGGATATGTCCCCGGTCAAAATGGAATCCAACTGTTACATTCCTTGAAAACATTCGGTTCAGACAGTTTCAACCATCCGACCAGATGAGGtggatgattttcattgttagcaTCCGAAACATACCATAAATCCTTTGTGAATGAGCACATTCTTAATGGCAAACTAACATAATGACATTAATTGTCAGCTTTGACGAAAGGCCGAATTTGGTGATTAgataaatctcaaaagaaaaattCTCAGATATCACAATTGAGGGGAATAAAGACCACATCTAAGTGAACCAGATAAATTGGTTGCTGTAAAGTAAAGATTAGGATTGCATCAACTCATGAACATTGGCTGCACTAAATTTTTGAAGAATCATAGTCCATGAGGATTGAGGAAAGAAGacagaaaaggaaaataaataacaacctGAAGCATTCATTAAATACACAATCAGGGAATCTGTCGATTCATGTACCATCATCcccatcccaactaattgggccggctaatgagagagagagagagagagagagagagagagagagagagagagagaatcatcaATTCATGCAATGTTACCTCAAGGCTTAGCAGTTTGACAGCTAGAACCAGAGGAATGAAAGTTCCATCTTAAAAACTACATGAAATCTCTTGAGACTAGTCTCAAAAAGTTATGAGGACTTTGTATATTGGCACCCATGGTTTGATGATTTTACATAGAACCACCTGGAGTATCATATTTTCCCAAGACGGCAAGACCCACCTCAAGTTTTATGGACAAGTACAAAGACCTAACCAACTCAAGTTTAGCATCCATGGTTTGATGGTTTTGCATAGAAACACCTAGAGTATCATATTTTCCGACCTCAAGCTTATCATCCATGCTTTGATGATTTTGCAAGACCCACCTCAAGTTTAATAGACATGGCAAAGACCTACCCGCTGCAATTTCCTGATGGAATAGTTAACTTGgggaaaatgacaaaaaaaataaaaataaataaaacaaaatgcaACCAACTTGAATTTGCGCATCTCAAATTTTGTTTATTGGTATATGAGATTCCCTCCAGTCTAGGGCTGTCAATGCCTTGGATCTCACAAAAATGGATGATGTGGCCCAAATTAGGACATGAGCATATGGATGATTATTGGTCCATATGGTAGACCTAATATGTAGTAAAAACTTGTTCAAGGCACAGATGGGGCTAATTTTGACCATTTAGGGTTTTAGAAGGCTCgacttttttttactttttttttttgttagtgcaccccactgtcagttcacacttcactgttagccacccctgtgGTACATGCCATAGTAGTCGCTACAGTCACACTACAATAACACAACAATCATGGGGAGAATCAAGTATGAAAGTTGGTTAAAAGGTGACAGGCCCATCTAGGACTTGATTAAATTCATTTGGAGCATGCTTCCCTCAGCAGTTACATAGGCATTTATATGGACAAAAACAAGATACTCTTCAACAATATCCTCACTTCCATCTAGTCATGGAACAAAGAAAATGAAGTTTCTTCTTGATGTTTGAGGCTCCTCACCAGATGAACAATATCCTCACTTCCATCTAGTCATGGAACAAAGAAAATGAAGTTTCTTCTTGATGTTTGAGGCTCCTCACCAGATAATTTTGAGGATGAACATCTCGGACATCCTTCGAAATTGAAGAGTGATTGTTTATGCCTATAGTAACACTTAGAGAAGAAACAATGTCTGGTCCCGTCTGTGCAGAGATGGCGGACACTTAATGTCGATGGAAAGTTTAACGGCAACCCTGAGAGGCATCTATGATCGGTGGGTTGATAAGAGATGAGCCCGAGCAGTTAGATTGACTTTTTCATGTCCCAGACAGTATCACTGATATGTAGAGGTGTacgcgaaccgagctagctcggttagctcgctcgacttgactcgaaaaagctcaattcgactcagttcgaagctgagttcgagccgagtcgagctgattttttgagctcgaaaatgagttcgagctggccccagctcgactcaactcggattgaacccagctcaaatcgaactcagatcaaaccagttcggtgactcggttaatttgatattgatgttgctcaccaagtgtttgatgaaaggACTCAAAGAAgcatggctggtggcaaggaaggtatgtatatgaaaccaacacccttttttttcttgatttttatgctgcttagaaggtgtttgataaaatacttgtaaaaccgttactgctatctcaaatacagcgaaattttgaaggtgcagtcaaggtgtttgtgaaaatgctgcaatggcgaactcggcttgatcttggctcgaactcagctcgaactggcccaagctgctgaccgaaccgagccaagctggccagtcaggctcgaggaccgagccaagccgagttcgagctgaggtcagctagtggccgagccaagtcgagctgaggccagctcaactcggttcgactcgatgtacacccctactgatATGAATGAAGTGGAGCTTTTTTATATCAAAAGCACCAAGGAAATTTATTTCAAAGCACTTTGTTGGGCCCTTAATGATTGAATAAGACTTGCTCAATTGGGCATCCGGAACACTTGGCCCCATTGAAGCTAGCTCTCATGATGAATGAGATTAAATGGTACCTCTTCCCTGGTTATTACAGTAACAATGCAGTATTATTTGATTTCTTTTAGGTATGTCTATAGCTAGGATTTACCGTCCAACTAGCAGATAAGTTCCAACCTGTCAAGCATGtgcgacatccaacccatccaataggttgatcccaccatgaggatcaccaaAG
Coding sequences:
- the LOC131248918 gene encoding uncharacterized protein LOC131248918 — protein: MGAFISRFWFMLFPAKEYKILVVGLDNAGKTTTLYKLHLGEVVVTNPTVGSNVEELVYKNIRFEVWDLGGQERLRTSWATYYRGTHAVIVVIDSTDRARIHIMKDELFRLLQHEDLERSVVLVFANKQDLKDAMSPAEITDALSLHSIKNHDWHIQACCAITGDGLYDGLGWIAQRVTGKATS